Proteins encoded within one genomic window of Kibdelosporangium phytohabitans:
- a CDS encoding ABC transporter substrate-binding protein, with translation MDQEDRPIRIGALVPLTKPGWVEAGRQLLAGLELAVGEVNDTGGIGGRPVELVVRDTAADPGKAASAVDELAGLGVAALAGEYHSVVARAVAARADAAGLPYLCSSAVLDALTDEPTERVARLAPAQSRGWRVYADFLLAAGHRRIAVATQPSVYWASGTRILREYLDSRGGTVVELDMGAHSPAAVCDELVSNRATALLLLVGIPEPAVPIVQAVRGDQRLAEVLIGAPAGQPEFAGWAASLGDDSAAIPFLRYLPERLTALGARVETALREQLGTTPSFVAFEGHDTITVLADVLRTHGTDRARIAEAWPHVTVDGTRGQIQFSRTPGINVWQWTWPPIQVVDRDPADPSRFRVLHAG, from the coding sequence GTGGACCAAGAGGACAGGCCGATTCGGATCGGCGCACTCGTACCGCTGACCAAGCCCGGCTGGGTCGAAGCGGGCAGGCAGCTGCTGGCCGGGCTCGAGCTGGCCGTCGGCGAGGTCAACGACACCGGCGGGATCGGCGGCAGGCCAGTGGAGCTGGTGGTCCGGGACACCGCGGCCGATCCGGGGAAAGCCGCGTCGGCGGTGGACGAACTGGCCGGCCTGGGCGTGGCCGCGTTGGCCGGGGAGTATCACAGTGTGGTCGCTCGTGCCGTGGCTGCCAGGGCCGACGCTGCCGGCCTGCCGTATCTCTGCTCGTCCGCGGTGCTCGACGCGCTCACCGATGAGCCGACCGAACGGGTCGCCCGGCTGGCCCCGGCGCAGTCCCGGGGCTGGCGCGTCTACGCGGATTTCCTGCTCGCCGCGGGCCACCGCCGGATCGCCGTCGCCACCCAGCCGAGCGTGTACTGGGCTTCCGGGACCCGGATCCTGCGCGAGTACCTCGATTCACGGGGCGGCACTGTCGTCGAACTCGACATGGGCGCGCACTCCCCCGCGGCTGTGTGCGACGAACTCGTCAGCAACCGCGCGACAGCCCTGCTTCTGCTGGTCGGCATCCCGGAACCGGCCGTGCCGATCGTGCAGGCGGTGCGTGGTGACCAGCGCCTCGCCGAGGTCCTGATCGGCGCTCCGGCCGGTCAACCGGAGTTCGCCGGATGGGCGGCGTCGCTCGGTGACGACAGCGCCGCGATCCCGTTCCTGCGCTACCTTCCCGAACGGCTCACCGCCCTCGGCGCACGCGTCGAAACCGCCCTGCGCGAGCAGTTGGGCACAACGCCGTCCTTCGTCGCGTTCGAGGGCCACGACACGATCACCGTCCTGGCCGACGTGTTGCGCACCCACGGCACGGACCGGGCCCGCATCGCCGAAGCCTGGCCGCACGTCACAGTGGACGGCACCCGCGGGCAGATCCAGTTCTCCCGCACGCCGGGCATCAACGTGTGGCAATGGACGTGGCCGCCGATCCAGGTCGTGGATCGCGACCCGGCCGACCCCAGTCGGTTCCGGGTCCTGCACGCCGGCTGA
- a CDS encoding FAD-dependent oxidoreductase has protein sequence MNSPTPATARISVVGAGPGGLTCARILQKHGIPVTVYDRDPHPGARNQGGTLDLHADDGQLALREAGLIDEFFRLARPEGQEMRQLDLAGHIVEHHMPAADDLFRPEIDRGQLRDLLLRSLEPTTVQWGRTLEKVEGRQLLFTDGTTVETDLVIGADGAFSRVRPAVSPAVPQYSGITFLEAWFQDVDNKHAELSALVGQGSATAADGDRAVFAQRNSGDHIRVYIIQQLPADWIAANGLSVGDTAGIRARLLDVFAEWSPVMRRMVSDNDGPYVDRPLFVLPVPHAWEHSATVTLLGDAAHLMPPLGVGANLAMLDACDLALALATSATVADAVRTYEKTMIPRSVAEARRLEHGAHGLLDRHDSDTTVLFGHTNDVS, from the coding sequence ATGAACTCACCCACCCCGGCCACCGCCAGGATCAGCGTCGTCGGCGCGGGCCCCGGCGGGCTCACCTGCGCCCGCATCCTGCAGAAGCACGGCATCCCCGTGACGGTCTACGACCGCGATCCCCATCCTGGGGCACGAAACCAAGGCGGCACGCTCGACCTGCACGCCGACGACGGGCAGCTGGCCCTGCGTGAGGCAGGCCTGATCGACGAGTTCTTCCGGCTGGCTCGCCCGGAAGGCCAGGAGATGCGCCAACTCGACCTCGCCGGGCACATCGTGGAACACCACATGCCCGCCGCGGACGACCTGTTCAGGCCGGAGATCGACCGGGGTCAGCTGCGTGACCTGCTCCTGCGCTCACTGGAGCCCACAACCGTGCAGTGGGGCCGCACCCTCGAGAAAGTCGAGGGCCGCCAACTGCTCTTCACCGACGGCACCACCGTCGAGACCGACCTCGTCATCGGCGCGGACGGCGCCTTTTCCCGCGTCCGCCCGGCGGTGTCACCGGCCGTGCCGCAGTACTCAGGGATCACCTTCCTGGAGGCGTGGTTCCAGGACGTGGACAACAAGCACGCCGAGCTCTCGGCACTCGTGGGGCAGGGGAGCGCCACCGCGGCCGACGGCGATCGGGCCGTGTTCGCCCAGCGCAACAGCGGCGACCACATCCGGGTGTACATCATCCAGCAACTGCCGGCCGACTGGATCGCCGCGAACGGCCTGAGCGTGGGTGACACCGCCGGGATCCGCGCCCGGTTGCTCGACGTCTTCGCCGAGTGGTCGCCTGTCATGCGCCGGATGGTGAGCGACAACGACGGCCCGTACGTCGACCGCCCGTTGTTCGTCCTGCCGGTCCCGCACGCCTGGGAGCACTCGGCGACGGTGACGTTGCTCGGCGACGCCGCCCATCTCATGCCGCCGCTGGGCGTCGGTGCGAACCTGGCGATGCTCGACGCCTGCGACCTCGCCCTCGCGCTGGCCACTTCCGCCACCGTCGCCGACGCCGTCCGCACGTACGAGAAGACCATGATCCCCCGGTCGGTCGCGGAAGCCCGGCGGCTCGAGCACGGCGCGCACGGACTCCTGGACCGGCACGACTCCGATACCACTGTCCTGTTTGGACATACAAATGATGTTTCGTGA
- a CDS encoding TetR/AcrR family transcriptional regulator, which translates to MDKASEGGRRERKKAATRQAIGGAALELFLERGYDQVSIKEIADAADVATTTLFKHFPCKEALVFDEDHNREARLVAAVRDRPAGQGIVEALHEHVLESWLPIAADPRHAEFARLLDSTQALRDYAERMWTRHTAALSAAIADDIGVDHDNITCRALARFILEIPTLTRGQDDPRAAVEEMFHILTRGWQPPGADDQ; encoded by the coding sequence ATGGACAAGGCATCCGAGGGCGGGCGGCGGGAACGCAAGAAGGCGGCCACCCGTCAGGCGATCGGTGGCGCCGCGCTGGAGCTGTTCCTCGAGCGCGGCTACGACCAGGTGAGCATCAAGGAGATCGCCGACGCGGCCGACGTGGCGACCACGACGCTGTTCAAGCACTTCCCCTGCAAGGAGGCACTCGTCTTCGACGAGGACCACAACCGGGAAGCACGGCTGGTCGCCGCCGTGCGCGACCGCCCCGCCGGGCAGGGCATCGTCGAGGCACTGCACGAGCACGTCCTGGAATCCTGGCTGCCGATCGCGGCCGACCCGCGCCACGCCGAGTTCGCCCGCCTGCTCGACTCCACCCAGGCGCTGCGCGACTACGCCGAACGCATGTGGACCCGGCACACAGCCGCCCTCAGCGCGGCCATCGCCGACGACATCGGCGTGGACCACGACAACATCACCTGCCGTGCCCTGGCCCGGTTCATCCTGGAGATCCCGACCCTCACCCGGGGTCAGGACGATCCCCGCGCCGCCGTCGAGGAGATGTTCCACATCCTCACCCGCGGCTGGCAGCCACCCGGCGCGGACGACCAGTAG
- a CDS encoding NADP-dependent oxidoreductase, whose protein sequence is MRKVSFAEFGGPDVLHVIEAAKPVAGPGRIRIAVRAAGVNPADWRVREGQVLQAHPTVLPSGVGQDAAGVVDQIGDGVDGVEVGDEVFGRGLSTYAEFALLSSWARIPDGLTFEEAAGYPSVVETALRIIRQVGVQPGQTLLVSGAAGGVGSAALQIARDRGITVIGLAGPANQDYLRSLGALATTYGEGWVERVRQLGRVDAALDLAGSGVIGELVALTGDPRKVISIADLTAPEHGVEFSGVGGSMPDALAEAVDLIARGKLHIPVEKSYTLADAAAAHADSQAGHTRGRRVVVV, encoded by the coding sequence ATGAGGAAAGTGAGCTTCGCCGAGTTCGGCGGTCCGGACGTCCTGCACGTGATCGAGGCGGCGAAACCGGTCGCAGGCCCGGGTCGGATCCGGATCGCCGTGCGGGCGGCCGGGGTGAACCCCGCCGATTGGCGGGTCAGGGAAGGCCAGGTCCTGCAGGCCCACCCGACCGTGCTGCCCTCCGGAGTCGGCCAGGACGCCGCCGGAGTGGTGGACCAGATCGGCGACGGCGTCGACGGGGTCGAAGTCGGTGACGAGGTGTTCGGCAGGGGCTTGAGCACCTACGCCGAGTTCGCCCTGTTGTCGTCCTGGGCCCGGATCCCCGACGGGCTGACGTTCGAGGAGGCCGCCGGGTACCCCTCGGTGGTGGAGACCGCGCTGCGCATCATCCGCCAGGTCGGCGTTCAGCCCGGACAGACCTTGTTGGTCAGTGGCGCGGCCGGCGGAGTCGGGTCGGCGGCGTTGCAGATCGCCCGCGACCGCGGCATCACCGTGATCGGCCTAGCCGGGCCGGCCAACCAGGACTACCTGCGCAGCCTGGGTGCCCTCGCCACGACGTACGGCGAGGGCTGGGTGGAACGGGTGCGGCAGCTCGGCCGTGTCGACGCGGCACTGGACCTGGCCGGGTCCGGCGTGATCGGTGAACTCGTGGCGCTGACCGGGGATCCGCGGAAGGTGATCTCCATCGCCGACCTCACCGCACCGGAGCACGGCGTCGAATTCTCCGGCGTGGGCGGCAGCATGCCGGACGCGCTCGCCGAAGCCGTCGACCTCATCGCACGGGGAAAGCTGCACATCCCGGTCGAGAAGTCCTACACGCTCGCCGACGCCGCGGCGGCACACGCCGACAGCCAGGCCGGTCACACACGCGGCCGCCGGGTCGTCGTCGTCTGA
- a CDS encoding YbhB/YbcL family Raf kinase inhibitor-like protein has protein sequence MRSTRTVLFALLVVWIAGFPPAATAGRNAFALSSTAFANGGVIPKVHECTSGGGSDPAKKNESPPLAWSGAPAGAKSYAIVMRDLDNNNLIHWVIYDIPVTSASLPQNVEHVYRPAVPAGSRQVYYRGSASLYGYQGPCSPSTVNTYEFVVHALNQASLTSLNTNSSTQTAARAIAAASIGSARISGES, from the coding sequence GTGAGAAGCACAAGAACTGTGCTCTTTGCCCTGCTCGTCGTCTGGATCGCCGGTTTCCCGCCCGCCGCCACGGCAGGCCGGAACGCGTTCGCGCTGTCCAGCACCGCTTTCGCCAACGGCGGTGTGATCCCCAAGGTGCACGAGTGCACCAGCGGCGGGGGCAGCGACCCCGCCAAGAAGAACGAGTCGCCGCCGCTGGCGTGGTCGGGTGCCCCGGCCGGGGCCAAGAGCTACGCGATCGTCATGCGGGATCTCGACAACAACAACCTCATCCATTGGGTCATCTACGACATCCCGGTGACCTCGGCCTCGCTGCCCCAGAACGTCGAGCACGTCTACCGGCCCGCGGTCCCCGCGGGTTCCAGGCAGGTGTACTACCGGGGAAGCGCCAGTCTCTACGGCTACCAGGGGCCGTGTTCACCGTCGACGGTGAACACCTACGAGTTCGTGGTGCACGCGCTCAACCAGGCGTCGCTGACCAGCCTGAACACCAACTCGTCGACCCAGACGGCCGCGCGGGCCATCGCCGCGGCCTCGATCGGCTCGGCCAGGATCAGCGGGGAGTCGTAG
- the mptB gene encoding polyprenol phosphomannose-dependent alpha 1,6 mannosyltransferase MptB, translating to MIRLGLAGSVLIALGAFGAGATLLRDPLSGTPFAAWGYGHGRMVATAVLYLGIGVLVWAWIRAARMDARGMARATAVWSAPLLFAPPLFSTDLYTYLAQGAVADAGFNPYRTVPAEVPGPISDNAAGQWLFVPSPYGPLFIGLMRSVVSVTGTDLVAASVLARLVVVSGLWLLCLALPRLCRHLGARPRFALWIGVANPLVLLYLVGGAHNDLLMIGLMVTGAVLVLDHAPVRGFAVLTAAVAVKVAAVVALPFLVWVWAANRVPGRRVTVGGFVGVATAAVSIVVAVFGVCTVLAGVDLGWIGALDGNTGLEPWLSVPTALGKITSAVVDVDHARLITGFRVVGSGVLAGLVVWLWWRSRAGGAVALRGAALALLATVLLAPVVFPWYFTWPLAFGAAVGWQVSRIAVAGAVSMWLALSSHPDGRTLLPVWGFAAAFVFCLAVGIVLAYAGPDTPAPQRTGQRILGSVT from the coding sequence GTGATCCGGCTGGGGCTGGCCGGGTCCGTGCTGATCGCTCTCGGCGCGTTCGGCGCGGGCGCGACACTGCTGCGCGATCCGTTGTCCGGCACGCCGTTCGCGGCATGGGGTTACGGACACGGCCGGATGGTGGCCACCGCGGTGCTCTATCTCGGGATCGGCGTGCTGGTCTGGGCGTGGATCCGCGCCGCGCGGATGGACGCTCGTGGCATGGCACGTGCGACAGCGGTCTGGTCGGCACCGCTGTTGTTCGCGCCGCCGCTGTTCAGCACCGACTTGTACACGTATCTCGCCCAGGGTGCGGTGGCGGATGCCGGGTTCAATCCCTATCGGACTGTCCCGGCCGAGGTGCCCGGTCCGATCAGCGACAACGCCGCCGGTCAGTGGCTGTTCGTGCCGTCTCCCTACGGTCCGCTGTTCATCGGGCTGATGAGGAGCGTGGTGTCCGTGACGGGGACCGATCTGGTCGCGGCGTCGGTGCTGGCCAGGTTGGTGGTGGTCAGCGGGCTGTGGCTGCTGTGTCTCGCGCTGCCCCGGCTGTGTCGTCATCTCGGGGCACGGCCGCGGTTCGCGTTGTGGATCGGGGTGGCCAACCCGCTTGTCCTGCTGTATCTGGTGGGCGGCGCGCACAACGACCTGCTGATGATCGGCCTGATGGTCACCGGTGCGGTGCTGGTGCTCGATCACGCCCCGGTGCGCGGTTTCGCGGTGCTGACGGCAGCGGTTGCGGTGAAGGTCGCGGCGGTGGTGGCGTTGCCGTTCCTGGTGTGGGTGTGGGCGGCGAACCGGGTGCCGGGACGCCGTGTGACCGTGGGCGGGTTCGTCGGCGTGGCAACTGCTGCCGTGTCCATTGTGGTCGCGGTGTTCGGGGTGTGCACCGTCCTCGCCGGGGTCGATCTCGGGTGGATCGGCGCGCTGGACGGCAATACGGGCCTGGAACCGTGGCTGTCCGTGCCGACCGCGCTCGGCAAGATCACGAGCGCTGTGGTCGACGTCGACCACGCCCGGCTGATCACGGGATTCCGGGTGGTGGGGTCGGGAGTACTCGCGGGGCTCGTCGTCTGGTTGTGGTGGCGTTCGCGGGCCGGTGGCGCGGTGGCGTTACGGGGTGCGGCCCTGGCGCTGCTGGCGACCGTGTTGCTGGCGCCGGTGGTGTTCCCGTGGTATTTCACGTGGCCGTTGGCGTTCGGCGCGGCCGTCGGCTGGCAGGTTTCCCGGATCGCCGTCGCGGGCGCGGTGTCGATGTGGCTGGCGTTGAGCAGCCACCCGGACGGCAGGACCTTGTTGCCGGTCTGGGGTTTCGCCGCCGCGTTCGTGTTCTGCCTCGCGGTGGGCATCGTGCTGGCCTACGCTGGTCCCGACACACCTGCACCCCAACGGACGGGCCAACGCATCCTCGGGAGTGTCACGTGA
- a CDS encoding helix-turn-helix transcriptional regulator, which produces MPIASSTTTSSRLLALLSLLQARRDWPGGLLAERLGVSDRTVRRDVDRLRELGYPVQAVKGPDGGYRLEAGSQVPPLLFDEEQAVALTVALRIAVGTGAGIEEAAARALATVRQVLPSRLRQRVDALAIGAAGRVADPQVDTGVLLTLSAAVRAGEELRFDYRSPGRPEDAEPRPPRRVQPHHLVVRSGRWYLVGWDPDREDWRTYRADRMTPRTPNGPRFPPRAVPGGDVAVFLSAQFKGSASTDAWPCRGEVILDLPAADVAPFAGDGIVEELGAGRTRLTTGSWSWAALAASLARFDTEIELISPPQLRVAFAELSRRAARTAGIG; this is translated from the coding sequence ATGCCGATCGCCTCCTCGACGACGACCTCCAGCCGACTGCTGGCGTTGCTGTCGCTGCTGCAGGCCCGCCGCGACTGGCCGGGTGGCCTGCTCGCCGAGCGACTGGGCGTCAGCGACCGGACTGTGCGCCGGGACGTCGACCGGCTACGCGAACTCGGTTACCCGGTCCAGGCGGTCAAAGGACCCGACGGCGGGTACCGGCTCGAGGCGGGCAGCCAGGTGCCACCGCTGTTGTTCGACGAGGAACAGGCGGTCGCGCTCACGGTGGCGTTGCGGATCGCCGTCGGGACGGGGGCGGGCATCGAGGAGGCGGCGGCGCGGGCACTGGCGACCGTGCGGCAGGTCCTGCCGTCCCGGTTGCGCCAGCGCGTCGACGCCTTGGCGATCGGCGCGGCCGGGCGCGTCGCCGATCCCCAAGTGGACACCGGTGTCCTGCTCACGCTGAGCGCCGCCGTCCGCGCGGGAGAGGAACTGCGGTTCGACTACCGTTCGCCGGGACGCCCCGAAGACGCCGAGCCCCGGCCGCCCCGCCGGGTGCAGCCGCACCACCTCGTGGTCCGGAGTGGACGCTGGTACCTGGTCGGCTGGGATCCCGACCGCGAGGACTGGCGGACCTACCGCGCCGACCGGATGACGCCCCGTACCCCGAACGGACCGCGGTTCCCTCCCCGCGCAGTGCCGGGCGGCGACGTGGCTGTGTTCCTGTCAGCCCAGTTCAAGGGTTCGGCGAGCACGGACGCGTGGCCCTGTCGCGGCGAGGTGATCCTCGACCTGCCCGCGGCGGACGTGGCTCCGTTCGCGGGCGACGGCATCGTCGAAGAACTCGGCGCCGGCCGAACCAGGCTGACGACAGGGTCCTGGTCGTGGGCCGCTCTCGCCGCGTCGCTGGCCCGTTTCGACACCGAGATCGAACTGATCTCCCCGCCGCAGCTGCGTGTGGCTTTCGCCGAACTGTCGCGCCGCGCGGCCCGTACCGCGGGAATCGGCTAG
- a CDS encoding MBL fold metallo-hydrolase, whose amino-acid sequence MHPTTSAGTDWYVNDRCTNCDVARQLAPGLIGEVNGRSEVLRQPRNAAEVQMLHAAAYACHTRSIRRAAARLEPELDPFPLRIEGQVFLCGHNSTQTAGANSYLVVRPGGNLMVDTPRWSEPLADRYEQLGAVTDVLLTHRDHAAHGRSYADRFGARLWIHEGDLDASPDADQVIRGADPVAVADGVLAHPLAGHTEGSVLYIVDDRYCFSGDSVFWSRELGDLDVAETVTWYSVEVLAESLAASAGRLAFEWLLPGHGDRMHLAAAEMDQRWRRLAARVATLSPQPIDFTAVRW is encoded by the coding sequence ATGCATCCCACCACGTCTGCCGGCACCGATTGGTACGTCAACGACCGGTGCACGAACTGCGACGTCGCACGGCAACTCGCGCCAGGGCTGATCGGCGAGGTCAACGGCAGGTCGGAGGTACTGCGCCAGCCCCGCAACGCGGCGGAAGTCCAGATGCTGCACGCGGCAGCGTACGCCTGCCACACCCGGTCGATCCGCCGCGCCGCCGCGCGACTGGAGCCGGAGCTCGACCCGTTCCCGCTGCGCATCGAGGGCCAGGTGTTCCTGTGCGGGCACAACTCGACCCAGACCGCGGGCGCCAATTCCTACCTCGTGGTCCGGCCCGGCGGCAACCTGATGGTCGACACCCCGCGCTGGAGTGAGCCGCTCGCGGACCGCTACGAGCAGCTCGGCGCGGTGACCGACGTCTTGCTGACCCACCGCGACCACGCCGCGCACGGCAGGAGTTACGCCGACCGGTTCGGCGCCCGGCTGTGGATCCACGAGGGCGATCTCGACGCGTCACCCGACGCCGACCAGGTGATCCGTGGCGCCGACCCGGTCGCGGTGGCCGACGGTGTGCTCGCGCACCCGCTCGCCGGGCACACCGAGGGCAGCGTTCTGTACATTGTGGATGATCGGTACTGCTTCTCGGGCGACAGCGTGTTCTGGTCGCGTGAGCTCGGCGATCTCGACGTCGCCGAGACCGTCACCTGGTATTCCGTCGAGGTCCTCGCCGAGTCGCTGGCCGCGTCGGCCGGCCGGTTGGCCTTCGAGTGGCTGCTGCCCGGCCACGGCGACCGCATGCACCTGGCCGCGGCGGAGATGGATCAGCGGTGGCGGCGGCTGGCAGCGCGCGTGGCGACCTTGAGTCCCCAGCCGATCGACTTCACCGCCGTCCGCTGGTAG
- a CDS encoding sensor histidine kinase has translation MRQTRRSGRLSRSRASLRGRVELVVLGALLGGAVVAVTSIWGIPVVLGTFVNRSMCPGGARCRDAWSAVGWLAMVVALSLLIVLGRRAVAQWVSRPLTDMVATIEHMGPQNLGQRIQQEDLGGDLRVMADAVNRMLDRVAVGFEGQRRFASAASHELRTPLAVQRTLAEVAMVTSDGKDSEVNRLGAQLLMVNERNERLIEGLLVLAEADRGLPGTVPVRLDELTASVLTDYADQLAERGLTVRQELAVRTVPGDPVLLERMISNLVHNAMKYNNPGGWVEVVVADEPALSVHNTGQRIPGQVVTSLFEPFRRLAAERMNHRDGAGLGLSIVQSIAVAHSGSVSAAPGSDGGLRVEVTLPLSAQDRCGGA, from the coding sequence ATGCGACAAACACGCCGATCCGGTCGCCTGTCACGGTCACGTGCGTCGTTGCGTGGCCGCGTGGAACTGGTGGTGCTCGGCGCGTTGCTGGGCGGGGCGGTGGTCGCGGTCACGTCGATCTGGGGCATCCCGGTCGTGCTGGGCACGTTCGTCAACCGCTCGATGTGCCCCGGGGGCGCCCGCTGCCGTGACGCGTGGTCCGCAGTCGGGTGGCTCGCCATGGTGGTCGCACTGTCGCTGCTGATCGTGCTGGGGCGGCGAGCGGTGGCGCAGTGGGTGTCCCGGCCGCTGACCGACATGGTCGCCACGATCGAGCACATGGGACCGCAGAACCTCGGCCAGCGCATCCAGCAGGAGGACCTGGGCGGCGACCTGCGCGTCATGGCGGACGCGGTGAACCGGATGCTGGACCGCGTCGCCGTCGGCTTCGAGGGACAACGCCGGTTCGCCTCGGCGGCCTCACACGAGCTGCGCACCCCGCTCGCTGTGCAGCGCACCTTGGCCGAGGTCGCCATGGTGACCAGCGACGGGAAGGACTCGGAGGTCAACCGGCTCGGCGCCCAGCTGCTGATGGTCAACGAGCGCAACGAGCGCCTGATCGAGGGGCTGCTCGTCCTGGCCGAAGCCGACCGTGGCCTGCCCGGCACGGTACCGGTGCGGCTGGACGAGCTGACCGCGTCCGTGCTGACCGACTACGCCGACCAACTCGCCGAGCGCGGCCTGACCGTGCGCCAGGAACTGGCCGTACGGACTGTGCCAGGAGATCCGGTGCTGCTGGAACGCATGATCAGCAATCTCGTGCACAACGCGATGAAGTACAACAACCCCGGCGGCTGGGTCGAGGTGGTGGTCGCCGACGAACCCGCCCTGTCGGTGCACAACACCGGTCAACGGATACCGGGCCAGGTCGTGACGTCACTGTTCGAACCGTTCCGCCGACTGGCCGCGGAGCGCATGAACCACCGCGACGGCGCGGGCCTGGGACTGTCCATCGTCCAGTCCATCGCCGTGGCCCACAGCGGCAGCGTCTCGGCGGCACCCGGCAGCGACGGCGGCCTGCGCGTCGAGGTCACACTGCCGCTCAGCGCACAAGATCGTTGCGGCGGTGCCTGA
- a CDS encoding nitroreductase family deazaflavin-dependent oxidoreductase has protein sequence MAGIQDAIMRAHHQIYARTDGRLGHKLLGIPTLLLRTVGRRTGQPRTSALVYARDGDTYLVVASNGGGPKAPAWLHNLTAQPDCEIQVARNRLPVQAEAVWPDDSRYAALFARCNGNNRGRYSTYRQRTTRPIPIVVLTPRSTR, from the coding sequence ATGGCCGGTATCCAGGACGCGATCATGCGCGCCCACCACCAGATCTACGCGCGCACCGACGGGCGGCTGGGGCACAAGCTCCTCGGCATACCGACCTTGCTGCTGCGCACGGTCGGCCGCCGGACCGGTCAGCCGCGTACCAGCGCGCTCGTCTACGCCCGTGACGGCGACACCTATCTGGTGGTGGCGTCCAACGGCGGCGGCCCCAAAGCCCCGGCCTGGCTGCACAACCTCACCGCCCAGCCCGACTGCGAGATCCAGGTCGCACGCAACCGGCTGCCGGTCCAGGCGGAGGCGGTGTGGCCCGACGATTCCCGTTACGCGGCGTTGTTCGCACGGTGTAACGGCAACAACCGGGGCCGCTACTCGACGTATCGGCAGCGCACGACCCGGCCCATCCCGATCGTCGTGCTGACCCCGCGATCCACTCGATAG